The following coding sequences lie in one Flavobacteriales bacterium genomic window:
- a CDS encoding prolyl oligopeptidase family serine peptidase has translation MNISRNNIIQSKHNNPILLDYGYKTTQQQKPVVVFAHGFKGFKDWGHFNKMMEFFIANNFVFVKFNFSHNGGTIEQPIDFPDLEAFGNNNYTKELDDLEMVVSWVEQNKLIPKEEINGNEIYLIGHSRGGGVSIIHAFEDKRIKKLVTWAAVSDFLLRLPQDLTKWKTDGVLYVENGRTHQQMPMYYQFVEDNLKNKERLNICKAAEKLTVPHLIVHGTNDEAVHVSEAKNLKLWNATSELFLVEGGNHTFGAKHPFEDDHFPVDVQLVLEKTVAFLK, from the coding sequence ATGAATATCTCAAGAAATAATATAATACAAAGCAAACACAATAATCCCATTTTATTGGATTATGGCTATAAAACAACTCAACAACAAAAACCAGTGGTTGTTTTTGCACATGGATTTAAAGGGTTTAAAGATTGGGGGCATTTCAATAAAATGATGGAGTTTTTTATTGCAAACAATTTTGTGTTTGTAAAATTTAATTTTTCGCACAATGGTGGTACAATTGAACAACCGATAGATTTTCCTGATTTGGAAGCTTTTGGCAATAACAATTACACCAAAGAATTGGATGATTTAGAAATGGTAGTTAGCTGGGTTGAACAAAATAAACTTATACCCAAAGAAGAAATTAATGGTAATGAAATTTATTTGATAGGGCATAGTAGAGGAGGAGGGGTTAGTATAATTCATGCTTTTGAAGACAAGCGGATAAAAAAGTTGGTGACTTGGGCAGCGGTATCAGATTTTTTGTTGCGTTTACCCCAAGATTTAACAAAGTGGAAAACCGACGGAGTATTGTATGTAGAAAATGGTCGTACTCACCAACAAATGCCCATGTATTACCAATTTGTTGAAGATAATTTAAAAAACAAGGAGCGACTTAATATTTGTAAAGCTGCCGAGAAATTAACTGTGCCACATTTAATTGTACACGGAACAAACGATGAAGCGGTTCATGTTTCTGAAGCAAAAAATTTAAAATTATGGAATGCAACCTCCGAATTGTTTTTAGTGGAAGGAGGTAATCATACCTTTGGAGCAAAACATCCTTTTGAAGACGACCATTTTCCTGTTGATGTTCAGTTAGTTTTAGAAAAAACTGTTGCGTTTTTAAAATGA
- a CDS encoding c-type cytochrome, translating into MKSISIVTFIILFVGFSCNSPTTPIASFHPNGIGPIEKLELNPINDSLMKHGKAIFDLKCSKCHTMEYKNTGPDISDILWTRKPEWVLNFMLNKDEMLIKDSFAIKTQLQHQTSCNLTIEDKEEALAILEYLRMYQIWLHEFNAK; encoded by the coding sequence ATGAAATCTATCTCTATTGTTACTTTTATTATTCTTTTTGTCGGATTTTCTTGTAACTCGCCCACTACGCCAATTGCTTCATTTCACCCCAACGGTATAGGACCAATTGAAAAATTAGAGCTAAATCCAATTAATGATTCTTTAATGAAACATGGCAAAGCTATTTTCGACCTAAAATGTAGTAAATGTCACACTATGGAGTATAAAAATACTGGCCCTGATATTAGTGATATTTTATGGACTAGAAAACCCGAATGGGTATTAAATTTTATGTTAAACAAAGACGAAATGCTTATTAAAGATTCGTTTGCAATTAAAACACAGCTGCAACATCAAACCTCTTGTAATTTAACCATTGAAGATAAAGAAGAGGCCTTAGCTATACTGGAATACTTACGAATGTATCAGATTTGGTTACACGAGTTTAATGCAAAATAG